A window from Spirochaetota bacterium encodes these proteins:
- a CDS encoding NCS2 family permease, translating to MRNDNNQFHFRLFVRGDIDGFIGLFIDNLVNLLLITGLCLKIGMPRELVFGKILPGTALSVLAGNIFYSYQARKLALREGRANVTALPYGINTVSLLAFFSFIIVPVYIQTNDAYFAWKVGVACCFVSGIFEGLGAFVGEKIRSISPRGALLSTLSGIAIVFIALNHTLPIWDKPLITFVPLAFILIEYFSHAKLPFRIPAGLYALIIGSIIAWSIGAMDKDVMMRSTKDLSLFAPGFAFSAVFSGIKDILPYLGVAIPMGIMSFLGTLQNIESASAAGDNYRAMPSLAMNGIGTVISSFFGSPFPTTVYIGHPGWKGLGARAGYSIINGAIVSLICFTGLMSVISSSIPLEAGYPILLWIGLVITAQAFQTTPKEHAPGIAFGLLPAISAWGLSLLKQYINSDGKYSTLEVNNMISNVLPHLKGIISFSEGPLLSAMFLTAVVVYLIEKKYLLSFYWTIPLIICSYFGFIHSTDIGIGMAGQIPMGYSIFGLVLLMVYFYNKIGSRNS from the coding sequence ATGCGTAATGACAATAATCAATTTCACTTCCGACTTTTTGTCAGGGGAGATATTGATGGTTTTATTGGTCTATTTATTGATAATCTTGTCAATCTTCTATTGATAACAGGACTCTGCCTCAAGATAGGCATGCCAAGGGAGCTTGTCTTTGGGAAAATCCTTCCTGGGACAGCCCTTTCAGTACTTGCAGGGAATATTTTTTATTCCTATCAGGCAAGAAAACTCGCATTGAGGGAGGGGAGGGCGAATGTTACTGCCCTTCCATATGGCATCAATACAGTCAGTCTTTTAGCCTTCTTCTCTTTCATCATTGTTCCGGTTTATATTCAAACAAATGATGCCTATTTTGCTTGGAAGGTGGGTGTGGCATGCTGTTTTGTAAGCGGTATCTTTGAAGGTCTTGGAGCCTTTGTTGGAGAAAAGATTAGGAGTATATCTCCACGAGGAGCACTGCTCTCTACTCTCTCTGGAATAGCAATTGTATTCATAGCTCTAAATCACACCCTTCCAATATGGGACAAGCCTTTAATCACATTTGTTCCTTTAGCCTTTATTCTTATTGAATATTTCTCTCATGCCAAGCTGCCATTCAGGATTCCAGCGGGGCTGTATGCCCTTATAATAGGTTCTATTATTGCCTGGAGCATAGGTGCAATGGATAAGGATGTGATGATGAGGTCAACTAAAGATCTGTCACTTTTTGCTCCTGGATTTGCATTTTCTGCGGTTTTTTCAGGGATAAAGGACATCCTTCCATATCTTGGTGTTGCCATACCAATGGGAATAATGAGCTTTTTGGGGACATTGCAGAATATTGAATCCGCGTCCGCAGCGGGCGATAATTATCGAGCTATGCCTTCCCTGGCAATGAATGGCATTGGCACTGTAATTAGTTCATTCTTCGGTTCTCCATTCCCAACTACAGTATATATTGGTCATCCGGGATGGAAAGGTCTTGGAGCCCGGGCAGGATATTCCATAATAAACGGAGCAATTGTAAGCCTTATATGCTTCACAGGACTTATGAGCGTTATTTCCTCTTCAATCCCCCTGGAGGCGGGATACCCAATACTACTCTGGATTGGTCTGGTAATAACAGCCCAGGCATTTCAGACCACCCCAAAGGAACATGCGCCTGGGATTGCCTTCGGTTTGCTTCCCGCAATCTCTGCTTGGGGTCTTTCACTTCTTAAGCAATACATAAACTCGGATGGGAAATACTCAACTCTTGAGGTGAATAACATGATCTCTAATGTTCTGCCACATCTCAAGGGCATCATTTCATTTTCCGAAGGTCCCCTTCTCTCAGCAATGTTTTTAACCGCGGTGGTTGTGTATCTTATCGAGAAGAAGTATCTCTTGTCATTCTACTGGACTATACCTCTGATTATATGTTCCTATTTTGGTTTTATCCACTCAACTGACATTGGTATAGGCATGGCCGGCCAAATTCCAATGGGATATAGTATTTTTGGTTTAGTGCTTTTAATGGTTTACTTCTATAATAAAATAGGTTCGAGAAATAGTTGA
- the lpxI gene encoding UDP-2,3-diacylglucosamine diphosphatase LpxI (LpxI, functionally equivalent to LpxH, replaces it in LPS biosynthesis in a minority of bacteria.), protein MNKDRIAILAGDGELPVILAGRLSEQSKIKVIIVLQGLKKRFENFNCMVLGIAHGQVTEILRLLSENRINKVIIIGKIDKRGFIQRKGFDENTLKIIQNMMDGKDLTIFQSIHDVLEKIGIEILPQDLYLNDMIVDKGILTELYPTERENEDAIFGMEYAKQLATMDIGQTIVVNNKTILAVEAAEGTNDAIKRGGLIGKHGSVVCKAARNNQDRRFDIPAVGIQTVRIMSKYGCSLLALEAGMILLVNRDEVIDYANKKKLILMGM, encoded by the coding sequence ATGAACAAAGATAGAATAGCGATACTCGCTGGGGATGGTGAATTGCCTGTAATACTTGCTGGCCGATTAAGTGAGCAAAGTAAGATTAAGGTAATCATAGTGTTGCAGGGATTGAAGAAAAGATTTGAAAACTTTAACTGCATGGTTTTGGGAATAGCACATGGACAGGTTACAGAAATATTGAGGCTTTTGTCAGAAAACAGAATAAACAAAGTAATAATAATTGGGAAAATCGATAAAAGAGGTTTTATACAGAGAAAGGGATTTGATGAAAACACACTCAAGATTATTCAAAACATGATGGATGGCAAGGATCTCACAATTTTTCAATCAATTCATGATGTGCTTGAAAAAATTGGTATTGAAATATTACCTCAAGATTTATATCTAAATGATATGATTGTTGATAAAGGAATATTAACAGAGCTATACCCAACAGAAAGAGAGAATGAAGATGCAATATTTGGAATGGAATATGCCAAACAACTGGCTACGATGGACATTGGACAGACAATAGTAGTGAATAACAAAACCATCTTAGCTGTTGAGGCAGCGGAAGGCACCAACGATGCCATTAAGAGGGGCGGTCTAATCGGGAAGCATGGCTCCGTTGTATGCAAAGCAGCAAGAAACAATCAGGACAGGAGGTTTGATATCCCAGCGGTTGGCATACAAACAGTAAGAATTATGTCAAAATACGGATGCAGTCTCCTTGCCCTTGAAGCAGGAATGATTCTCTTAGTGAACAGGGATGAGGTTATTGATTATGCAAATAAAAAAAAATTAATCTTAATGGGCATGTGA